Proteins encoded by one window of Prevotella nigrescens:
- a CDS encoding helix-turn-helix domain-containing protein, with the protein MRRRTLFVVCLLTAIFVCGQNLSPDAKEKDKYLNTRHGTTYKTGVPTSKKKTANNSITDLKTYTNGHLLKEASAYIGKKNDMDSALMCYSIVYKRYADDKETVDDDMLTKTLSGLWYIYFFHYYDYMKSNEILKESLNVCKARSLNSSWVYLDFGFMYQMIAEQSLEQSLYSKALSHYKAAFHEARKIKDWGVMLNAFGNIIVVSAELHNLQSLHHELSVFKQIPRSFNALEYKYDSLLYAGALALERNKAEAARKCFSEQLALFKQLSHEYSRYVYLAHINLAKAYCLRKDYEMALHELKAGERISADFETKDTKLEAYKLLYETYAKVGDNRQAADYQSKYIMLKDSLLNYRLIAGVNEMEFENKMKDVTYHLKQLEHQKEMQRIVIFLFMTIGCIVAISLFVVASKNKKLNQSNKALFRKNIELFQSEEKERMRRKALEEHFVEGKTARKYKSSTLSEERKEELLQKILTLMDNNDCIFSYDFSANQLASEIGVNYKYISQVINELMQCSFSNLLNKYRIKEACRRIEDGGQYSGFTLEAIGNSVGFKSRSSFIAAFKQVTGLTPIDFQRNVDAK; encoded by the coding sequence ATGAGACGGAGAACACTATTTGTTGTATGCTTATTGACAGCAATATTTGTTTGCGGTCAGAATTTATCGCCGGACGCAAAAGAAAAAGATAAGTATCTGAATACAAGACACGGCACTACCTATAAAACGGGTGTGCCCACGAGCAAGAAGAAGACAGCCAACAACTCTATAACAGACCTTAAGACATACACTAACGGACATCTGCTGAAAGAGGCGTCGGCATATATCGGTAAAAAGAACGATATGGACAGTGCACTAATGTGTTACAGCATTGTTTATAAACGATATGCTGACGACAAGGAAACTGTAGACGACGACATGCTGACCAAGACGCTCAGCGGTTTATGGTATATTTACTTCTTTCATTATTACGATTACATGAAATCGAACGAAATATTGAAAGAGAGCCTGAACGTATGCAAGGCACGAAGTCTGAACAGTTCGTGGGTCTACTTGGATTTCGGGTTTATGTACCAGATGATTGCCGAACAAAGTTTAGAACAGTCTCTCTACAGCAAAGCGCTCAGCCATTATAAAGCAGCCTTTCATGAGGCACGGAAGATCAAGGACTGGGGAGTGATGCTGAATGCTTTTGGAAACATCATCGTGGTCTCTGCCGAACTGCACAACCTTCAATCGCTACACCACGAGCTAAGTGTATTTAAACAAATTCCCAGGAGTTTCAATGCTTTAGAATACAAATACGACTCATTGCTCTATGCGGGTGCCTTGGCTTTGGAAAGGAACAAGGCAGAAGCTGCACGGAAATGCTTCAGCGAGCAACTGGCGTTGTTCAAGCAACTTTCGCACGAATATTCACGCTATGTCTACTTAGCACACATAAACCTCGCCAAGGCATATTGTCTGCGGAAAGACTATGAGATGGCACTGCACGAACTGAAGGCAGGAGAACGCATCAGCGCCGACTTTGAGACGAAAGATACAAAATTAGAAGCTTACAAGCTGTTGTACGAAACCTACGCAAAAGTTGGAGACAACAGGCAAGCAGCCGACTATCAGAGTAAATACATTATGCTGAAGGACTCGTTGCTGAACTATCGGCTTATTGCAGGTGTAAACGAAATGGAGTTCGAAAACAAGATGAAAGACGTAACCTACCATCTCAAACAGCTGGAGCACCAAAAGGAAATGCAACGAATAGTTATCTTTCTGTTTATGACCATAGGCTGCATCGTTGCCATATCACTCTTCGTGGTTGCATCGAAGAACAAGAAACTTAACCAATCCAACAAGGCACTTTTCCGAAAGAACATAGAGCTTTTCCAATCGGAAGAGAAAGAACGCATGCGCAGAAAGGCTCTTGAAGAACATTTCGTCGAAGGAAAAACAGCGAGGAAATACAAATCGAGTACGCTCAGCGAAGAACGGAAAGAGGAACTGTTGCAGAAGATACTTACACTAATGGATAACAACGACTGCATATTCAGCTACGATTTCTCTGCCAATCAACTGGCATCGGAGATAGGTGTAAACTACAAGTACATTTCACAAGTAATTAACGAACTCATGCAATGCAGTTTTTCGAACCTTCTTAACAAGTACAGAATAAAAGAAGCCTGCAGACGAATAGAAGATGGAGGTCAATACAGTGGCTTTACATTAGAGGCTATTGGCAATAGCGTGGGCTTTAAGTCGCGTTCATCGTTTATTGCTGCCTTCAAACAAGTAACAGGACTAACCCCAATCGATTTCCAAAGGAACGTTGATGCTAAATAA
- a CDS encoding DUF4250 domain-containing protein yields MDKLPKDPAILVSAVNMLLRDREFDTLSELCYNFSEDPKGLQERLRTAGFEYSETQRQFRPIGFDK; encoded by the coding sequence ATGGATAAATTACCCAAAGACCCCGCAATCCTTGTTAGTGCAGTAAATATGCTTTTACGCGACAGAGAGTTTGATACGCTTTCAGAACTCTGCTACAATTTTAGTGAAGACCCCAAGGGACTGCAAGAGCGACTACGTACAGCGGGATTCGAATATAGCGAAACCCAAAGACAGTTTCGCCCCATCGGGTTTGACAAATAG
- the cdd gene encoding cytidine deaminase, translated as MKQIDINIKIGVCQLEELSADEQALIKKAIEATKNSYSPYSHFSVGAALLLENGEMVIGANQENAAYPSGLCAERAAIFAAQSTRPDQPIKALAIAARNGGGLMKQPIVPCGACRQVVLEIEDRYKKPVRILLYGTETVYVIDTVKDLLPLQFIGESML; from the coding sequence ATGAAGCAAATTGATATAAACATTAAAATAGGTGTCTGCCAGTTGGAAGAACTGTCTGCCGACGAGCAAGCACTTATAAAAAAGGCAATCGAAGCCACCAAGAACAGCTATTCGCCTTACAGCCATTTCAGCGTGGGAGCAGCCCTGCTGTTGGAAAATGGCGAAATGGTAATAGGGGCAAACCAGGAGAATGCAGCCTATCCATCGGGGCTTTGTGCCGAACGCGCAGCTATTTTTGCAGCGCAGAGCACACGTCCCGACCAACCCATAAAGGCATTGGCAATAGCCGCGCGCAATGGTGGAGGACTGATGAAGCAGCCTATTGTACCTTGTGGAGCGTGCCGACAGGTTGTCTTGGAAATAGAAGACCGCTATAAAAAGCCTGTTCGCATCTTGCTTTATGGTACTGAAACTGTTTATGTAATCGATACAGTTAAAGATTTGTTGCCGTTGCAGTTTATAGGTGAATCGATGCTTTAG
- a CDS encoding TonB-dependent receptor, giving the protein MIRKKCLFSLILALLASIPMMVSADIVTGKVVDDKTGEPLAMASVKVECKMGGSIYWTSTTTDSLGNFSNQCPSVGRMTVTVSLLGYHSTKKRAYCESSSTADTIKLGEFRLKPSDVVLDEVMVSAKAKRFTIQGDTIVFNPAAFKLTEGARLKELIEKLPGVTKKDGKLYWNDKPLRLQMNGHDIFGGSGIVADLPAEAVQNIKSYNKASEFAKHSGKDDGKEDQVLDIKIKAGFMDKWYGDIKAKLQSPKNYEADITSTKLSDKNPIMFHLNTNNVDRYQKVGTSWWESGDFDYFGKAQNAALGYQHNWKAIANEYHFIAFTSNFNHKDGWGTDYETSQYFSPNSVTTWSLNRKKHYNHEIAPEVRAELMSFVDRNNIAAANLIFNYTLQRNNTETGSARFDTDTKPYGDFPLDLALSAGHGDAVYRHIINRERSYQQQINEGGGIKLEGIWRHFIAKKAQLEINAEMTYQNGNNRFDAHRELEYINKGTSSPLYQYSRAPYHNIEASGKAEIEYHINDALMLTAAEQFKAGNNNIRQSFYSSPIASKIEDDPESVLDAANSYRSKHLETNATSTLGITYKVGNWQFIPKVNYNFDWERLNYQRGRLDTVAHRNSNTFMPGMAVKWKLNKNNRFDFAFNYTTKLPDLLSTLGYRDDTDPFWIVEGNPLLHRSHQHTTSLNYAATTAKQQAMFLFKVGYTHIINPIATVYNFDPQTGVYRSHSENVRSGNDWFAEVTYDRSFGDYIRFSNKAEVHFKKAYGYLADFNGHAAQEQNQLKMFTFTSNPELSYESDWLQAGIFGEINLQRNRYSLASQYNNTPIEYAYGLRATLKWKGWEISSEIQDKAATGYLAQELNRHRILWEGYIRYVWKKSKSWIGLSFDDILNQNRYYSLDVNSTSRTEKWNEILHHYVSLTFNYHFDAKGKKK; this is encoded by the coding sequence ATGATACGAAAGAAATGTTTATTTAGCCTTATACTTGCCCTATTGGCAAGCATACCAATGATGGTAAGTGCAGATATTGTTACAGGTAAAGTCGTAGACGACAAGACGGGCGAACCGTTGGCAATGGCGTCGGTAAAGGTAGAATGCAAAATGGGTGGATCTATTTACTGGACCTCTACCACTACCGATTCGTTGGGTAACTTCAGCAATCAGTGCCCCTCGGTGGGGCGAATGACGGTAACTGTGAGCCTCTTGGGCTACCACTCCACAAAGAAAAGAGCCTACTGTGAAAGCAGTTCGACTGCCGATACCATAAAGTTGGGAGAATTCAGACTGAAGCCGTCGGACGTTGTACTCGACGAAGTGATGGTGTCTGCAAAGGCTAAACGTTTCACCATACAGGGCGATACGATTGTGTTTAACCCCGCTGCATTCAAGCTAACCGAAGGTGCACGACTGAAAGAGCTCATAGAAAAGTTGCCGGGCGTAACGAAAAAGGACGGCAAACTCTACTGGAACGACAAACCTTTGCGCCTACAAATGAACGGACACGATATATTCGGAGGAAGCGGAATCGTTGCCGACCTACCTGCCGAAGCCGTTCAGAACATTAAAAGCTACAACAAAGCGAGCGAATTTGCCAAACATTCGGGCAAAGACGACGGCAAGGAAGACCAAGTTTTGGACATTAAAATAAAGGCGGGCTTTATGGATAAATGGTATGGCGACATAAAGGCAAAGTTACAATCGCCCAAGAACTACGAGGCTGATATTACTTCTACAAAGCTCAGCGACAAGAATCCTATCATGTTCCACCTTAATACCAACAACGTAGACCGATATCAGAAAGTAGGTACAAGCTGGTGGGAAAGTGGCGACTTCGACTATTTCGGCAAGGCACAGAATGCAGCCTTGGGCTATCAGCACAACTGGAAAGCAATAGCCAACGAGTATCACTTCATTGCGTTTACTTCCAACTTCAATCACAAAGATGGCTGGGGAACCGACTACGAGACTTCTCAGTACTTCTCACCAAACAGTGTTACGACGTGGAGCCTCAACCGAAAGAAACACTATAACCATGAAATAGCGCCCGAAGTGCGCGCCGAATTGATGTCGTTTGTCGACAGAAATAACATCGCTGCAGCAAACTTAATCTTCAATTACACATTGCAACGAAACAATACAGAGACAGGTAGCGCACGCTTCGACACCGATACGAAACCTTATGGAGACTTTCCTTTAGACTTAGCACTAAGCGCAGGGCACGGAGATGCTGTCTATCGGCACATCATAAACCGGGAACGTTCGTACCAGCAACAAATAAACGAAGGTGGAGGAATCAAACTCGAAGGTATCTGGAGACATTTCATTGCCAAGAAAGCACAGTTGGAAATCAATGCCGAAATGACATATCAGAATGGCAACAACCGCTTCGATGCTCACCGTGAGCTGGAGTATATAAACAAAGGAACGTCCTCGCCACTCTATCAATACAGCCGCGCACCCTATCATAACATAGAGGCAAGCGGAAAGGCTGAGATAGAATATCACATCAATGACGCACTTATGCTAACCGCAGCAGAACAGTTTAAAGCTGGTAACAATAACATTCGGCAAAGTTTTTACAGTTCTCCCATCGCTTCAAAGATAGAAGACGACCCCGAGAGCGTGCTCGATGCAGCCAACAGCTATCGCAGTAAGCACTTAGAAACCAATGCCACAAGTACACTCGGAATAACTTACAAGGTGGGCAATTGGCAATTTATTCCTAAGGTAAACTACAATTTTGACTGGGAAAGACTGAACTATCAGCGCGGCAGATTGGACACTGTGGCACACCGCAACAGCAATACCTTTATGCCGGGAATGGCTGTTAAATGGAAGTTAAACAAGAACAACCGCTTCGACTTCGCCTTCAACTATACGACAAAACTGCCCGACCTGCTGTCTACATTGGGCTATCGCGACGACACCGACCCATTCTGGATAGTAGAAGGAAATCCTCTCTTGCATCGCAGCCACCAGCATACAACCTCGTTAAACTATGCTGCCACAACGGCAAAACAGCAAGCTATGTTCCTCTTTAAAGTGGGTTACACACACATTATCAACCCCATTGCTACCGTGTATAACTTCGACCCACAAACAGGCGTGTACCGTAGCCACAGCGAAAACGTGCGAAGCGGCAACGATTGGTTCGCTGAAGTAACCTACGACCGAAGCTTTGGCGACTACATACGCTTCTCCAACAAGGCAGAAGTGCATTTCAAGAAAGCGTATGGCTATCTTGCCGACTTCAACGGACACGCTGCGCAAGAGCAAAACCAACTGAAAATGTTTACTTTCACATCAAATCCAGAACTGTCATACGAAAGCGATTGGCTGCAAGCAGGCATCTTCGGGGAAATTAATTTGCAACGAAACCGATACTCGCTGGCGAGCCAATACAACAACACACCTATTGAATATGCCTATGGATTGCGCGCAACACTGAAGTGGAAAGGCTGGGAAATAAGCAGCGAAATACAAGACAAAGCCGCAACGGGCTATCTTGCACAAGAGCTGAACCGCCACCGCATACTCTGGGAGGGCTACATTCGCTACGTCTGGAAGAAGAGCAAGAGCTGGATTGGATTAAGTTTCGACGACATTCTGAACCAAAACCGCTATTATTCTCTCGATGTAAACTCAACGAGTCGCACAGAAAAGTGGAACGAAATACTGCACCACTATGTTTCCTTAACCTTCAACTACCACTTCGACGCAAAGGGCAAGAAGAAGTAA
- a CDS encoding S41 family peptidase, with the protein MKRLFLCLCVCTFLSQTNVLAQSTPDKDHNFKVAKNLETFSAIYKYLDLMYVDTLNADEVIGNGINAMLSSLDPYTVYFPEDKVKDLDMMISGKYAGIGALIRYDLKLDNVIIDEPYENMPAAEAGLKKGDIILSINDSLMHKKSTSYVSERLRGDAGSSFLLKIKRPSTGKVLKFKLTRKAIQMPAVPYYGLQQNGIGYIDLNSFTVDCSKDVRRAFLEMKKEGMKSLVLDLRNNGGGSLQEAINIVNMFVPKGLLLVKTKGKMQRANREYKTTVEPIDTLIPIVVLVNGETASSSEITSGSLQDLDRAVVLGSRTYGKGLVQAPMDLPYNGNLKLTISKYYIPSGRCIQAINYKHSRGGYLEHVPDSLTKEFHTANGRIVRDGGGISPDVKVLPDSIPNIALYLVNPGLDSTEVMMNWELDYIKQHPTIGDPKSFVVSDADYESFKSAVIKSGFKYDRQSEKAVKNLIDIAKFEGYYDDAKPEFAALEKKLQHNLAKELDHHKQTIKQLVTADLVAAYYYQRGAIANSLQFDKQWKEAVRLLGNIDEYKKILTPAPNKK; encoded by the coding sequence ATGAAAAGACTATTTCTCTGCTTGTGTGTGTGCACATTCCTGTCGCAGACGAATGTTCTGGCTCAAAGTACGCCAGACAAAGACCATAACTTCAAAGTCGCTAAGAATTTAGAGACGTTTTCGGCTATCTACAAATATCTCGATTTGATGTATGTAGACACACTGAACGCCGACGAAGTTATAGGAAACGGCATTAATGCCATGCTGAGTTCGCTCGACCCCTATACCGTCTATTTCCCTGAAGACAAGGTAAAGGACCTGGACATGATGATATCGGGCAAATATGCAGGTATTGGTGCACTGATACGATACGACCTCAAGTTGGATAATGTTATAATAGACGAACCCTATGAGAACATGCCAGCCGCAGAAGCCGGTCTGAAGAAGGGCGATATAATATTGTCTATCAACGATTCATTGATGCATAAAAAGTCCACAAGCTATGTCAGCGAACGCTTGCGTGGCGATGCCGGGTCTTCTTTCTTGTTAAAGATAAAGCGCCCTTCGACTGGTAAGGTATTGAAGTTTAAACTTACCCGGAAAGCCATTCAGATGCCTGCCGTGCCTTATTATGGCTTGCAACAGAACGGAATTGGATATATAGACCTGAACTCTTTCACCGTAGACTGTTCGAAAGATGTTCGCAGAGCATTCTTGGAAATGAAGAAAGAGGGAATGAAGTCGTTAGTGCTCGACCTGCGTAACAATGGCGGCGGAAGTCTTCAGGAAGCCATAAACATCGTGAATATGTTTGTGCCGAAGGGACTTTTGCTTGTGAAGACGAAGGGAAAAATGCAACGTGCCAACCGCGAATACAAAACAACGGTCGAACCGATAGACACGCTTATACCGATTGTGGTATTAGTAAACGGAGAAACAGCAAGTTCAAGCGAGATAACAAGTGGAAGTTTGCAAGACTTGGACCGCGCCGTAGTCTTAGGCAGTCGTACTTATGGCAAGGGATTGGTACAAGCACCAATGGATTTGCCTTATAACGGAAACCTAAAGCTTACAATCAGCAAATATTACATTCCGAGCGGGCGCTGCATTCAAGCCATCAATTACAAGCACAGCCGTGGTGGATATCTGGAGCACGTTCCCGATTCTTTGACGAAAGAGTTCCATACGGCAAATGGAAGAATTGTGCGCGACGGTGGTGGTATAAGTCCTGACGTGAAGGTCCTCCCTGACTCAATCCCCAACATTGCGCTCTATCTTGTAAATCCGGGATTAGATTCAACAGAGGTTATGATGAACTGGGAATTGGATTATATTAAGCAACATCCAACCATTGGCGACCCAAAAAGTTTTGTTGTCTCCGATGCCGACTACGAAAGTTTCAAGTCGGCTGTCATAAAGAGCGGATTCAAATACGACCGGCAAAGCGAGAAAGCAGTAAAGAACCTTATTGACATTGCGAAGTTCGAGGGCTATTACGACGATGCCAAACCAGAGTTCGCGGCACTGGAGAAGAAGTTGCAGCACAATTTAGCAAAGGAACTCGACCATCACAAGCAGACCATAAAGCAACTTGTTACAGCAGACCTGGTGGCTGCCTACTACTATCAGCGTGGAGCAATAGCCAACAGTCTTCAGTTCGACAAGCAATGGAAAGAAGCCGTGAGGCTGCTTGGCAATATCGATGAATACAAAAAGATACTAACTCCAGCCCCAAACAAGAAATAA
- a CDS encoding glycogen/starch synthase encodes MFLDFIFETSWEVCNKVGGIYTVLSTRAKTLQEIMRDRIVFIGPDCFNGEENPYFFEDKALFNDWLAVAKHDGLSLKIGRWNTPGTPIAFLVDFKASYADKNKFYGELWERYGVDSLHAYGDYDDSAMFSYATAKVVESFFRFYLCNCTNVIFHANEWQTGFAALALQHDVPEIATIFTTHATGIGRSIAGNNKPLYDYLQAYNGDQMADELNMQSKHSIEKQTAHYVDCFTTVSDITAVECKELLDKPVDAVLPNGFEDDFVPKAALFTKKRNAARKRLLRIAEALTGSKLDDNTLIVSTSGRYEFRNKGIDVFIEAINKLRHDEELQRDVVVFIEVPGWVARPRTDLQERLATNKTYDTALFLPLVTHELHNMDADRVLNMARHLGIANAPTDKVKLIFIPCYLNGDDGIVNMSYYDVVLGNDLCVYPSYYEPWGYTPLESIAFKVPCITTDLAGFGLWANQLKGKFCEITDGVKVIHRTDNNYFEVADSIKQTIKEYAAMDKKTVEKCRANAQKLSKKALWREFIQAYKTAYDIAIKNRDVRLRERE; translated from the coding sequence ATGTTTCTGGATTTTATTTTTGAGACCAGTTGGGAAGTATGCAACAAGGTTGGTGGTATCTACACTGTGCTTTCCACACGTGCCAAAACATTGCAAGAGATAATGCGGGACCGCATTGTCTTCATTGGTCCTGATTGTTTCAATGGAGAAGAGAACCCATATTTTTTTGAAGACAAAGCACTTTTCAACGACTGGTTAGCCGTTGCCAAACATGATGGGTTAAGTTTAAAGATAGGTCGATGGAACACTCCAGGCACTCCAATAGCCTTTTTAGTAGACTTCAAGGCTTCTTATGCTGATAAGAACAAATTCTATGGTGAGCTTTGGGAACGCTACGGTGTAGACAGCCTGCATGCTTACGGCGATTACGACGACTCGGCTATGTTCTCTTATGCTACCGCAAAAGTTGTTGAAAGTTTCTTTCGGTTCTATTTATGCAACTGCACAAACGTTATTTTCCACGCCAATGAGTGGCAGACGGGCTTTGCTGCATTGGCATTACAGCACGATGTACCCGAGATAGCAACAATATTTACTACCCATGCAACAGGAATAGGACGCAGCATAGCCGGCAACAACAAGCCACTGTACGACTATCTGCAAGCATATAATGGCGACCAAATGGCAGACGAACTCAATATGCAGAGTAAACATTCTATTGAGAAACAGACTGCACACTATGTAGACTGCTTCACTACAGTGAGCGACATTACTGCCGTTGAATGTAAAGAACTCTTGGACAAACCCGTAGACGCGGTGCTTCCGAATGGATTCGAAGACGACTTCGTCCCTAAAGCCGCCCTATTTACGAAAAAACGTAACGCTGCCCGCAAACGATTGTTACGTATTGCCGAAGCGCTTACTGGTTCTAAGCTTGACGACAATACGCTTATTGTGTCTACAAGTGGGCGTTACGAATTCAGAAATAAGGGCATCGATGTCTTTATTGAGGCAATAAACAAATTAAGGCACGATGAAGAACTACAACGAGATGTCGTTGTATTCATTGAAGTACCAGGTTGGGTAGCTCGACCTCGCACTGACCTGCAAGAACGTTTAGCAACAAACAAAACATACGACACAGCACTGTTCCTTCCACTTGTTACACATGAACTACACAACATGGACGCTGATCGTGTATTGAACATGGCGCGTCATTTAGGCATTGCAAATGCACCCACCGACAAAGTGAAACTAATATTTATTCCTTGTTACTTGAATGGAGATGACGGAATAGTAAATATGTCTTACTACGATGTGGTGTTAGGCAACGACCTTTGTGTGTACCCATCTTACTATGAGCCATGGGGGTACACACCTTTAGAATCGATAGCTTTCAAAGTTCCGTGTATCACAACCGACCTTGCTGGCTTTGGTTTATGGGCAAACCAGCTGAAAGGCAAATTTTGCGAGATAACAGATGGCGTAAAAGTAATACACCGAACCGACAACAACTACTTTGAAGTGGCAGACAGCATAAAGCAGACCATAAAGGAATATGCTGCGATGGACAAGAAAACAGTTGAGAAATGTAGAGCGAACGCACAAAAGTTATCGAAGAAAGCATTGTGGCGCGAGTTCATACAAGCTTACAAAACTGCCTACGACATTGCCATAAAGAATAGAGACGTAAGATTAAGAGAAAGAGAATGA